The Mycobacterium paragordonae genome includes a region encoding these proteins:
- a CDS encoding MarR family winged helix-turn-helix transcriptional regulator — protein sequence MTSSAAARDADVAHGLGADLLAVVARLNRLATQRIQMPLPSAQARLLATIEAQGEARIGDLAAVDHCSQPTMTTQVRRLEDAGLVSRTIDPGDARAVRIKITPKGVHTLNAVRRDRAAAIEPQLARLDAADRQVLTDAVEVLRRLLENAATAPGRHTL from the coding sequence ATGACTTCGTCCGCCGCGGCCAGAGACGCTGACGTCGCGCACGGTCTGGGTGCCGACCTGTTGGCAGTGGTCGCGCGGTTGAACCGGCTGGCCACCCAGCGCATCCAGATGCCGTTGCCGTCGGCGCAGGCCCGGCTGCTGGCAACCATCGAAGCCCAGGGCGAAGCGCGCATCGGCGACTTGGCCGCCGTCGATCACTGTTCCCAGCCGACGATGACGACGCAGGTGCGCCGGCTCGAGGACGCCGGACTGGTGTCGCGAACGATCGACCCCGGTGACGCCCGCGCGGTCCGCATCAAGATCACCCCGAAGGGCGTGCACACGCTCAACGCGGTGCGCAGGGACCGGGCCGCCGCGATCGAACCGCAACTGGCCCGCCTCGATGCCGCCGATCGCCAGGTGCTGACGGATGCCGTCGAAGTATTGCGGCGTCTGCTGGAGAACGCCGCTACTGCGCCGGGCCGCCACACACTCTGA
- a CDS encoding nitrate/nitrite transporter produces MYQQTLPQRVESCDNVVSGRRGPRHICHWDAEDVAAWEAGNKLIARRNLLWSVVTVHLGYSVWTLWPVMELFMPQNVYGFSTGDKLLLGITATLVGACLRMPYSLATAVFGGRNWAILSSLALLVPVLGTMVLLLHPGLPLWPYLICAALTGLGGGNFAASMSNANAFYPHRLKGSALGLAGGVGNLGVPTIQLVGLLVIATAGDGKPYLVCGLYAVSLVIASIGVTRGMNTVAQHHVKPQQLRPIIKAMFASRDTWLLSLLYLGTFGSFIGFAFAFGQVLQTNFEASGETVAQASLHAAELAFLGPLFAALARVYGGRLADRIGGSRLTLMVFLGMALTAALLIDTSAHQHRHHGGAAMAGYFACFIALFVLSGLGNGSVYKMIPTIFESCSRTLDVGEADRREWSRIISGVVIGFVASVGALGGVGINLALRASYAGTGAGTEAFWIFMCCYAAAAALTWQAYVRRAVPVRAAELVVSKA; encoded by the coding sequence ATGTACCAGCAGACGCTGCCACAGCGGGTGGAGTCGTGCGACAACGTCGTGAGCGGTCGTCGTGGCCCGCGTCACATTTGTCATTGGGACGCAGAAGATGTGGCGGCCTGGGAGGCCGGCAACAAGCTCATCGCGCGCCGGAATCTGTTGTGGTCGGTCGTCACGGTGCACCTCGGATACTCGGTGTGGACGCTGTGGCCGGTGATGGAACTGTTCATGCCGCAGAACGTGTACGGGTTTTCGACGGGCGACAAGTTGCTGCTGGGCATCACCGCGACCTTGGTCGGGGCCTGCCTGCGGATGCCCTACTCGCTGGCCACCGCGGTCTTCGGTGGACGCAACTGGGCGATCCTGTCGTCGCTGGCCCTGCTGGTCCCGGTCCTCGGCACGATGGTGCTGTTGCTGCACCCCGGGCTGCCGTTGTGGCCGTACCTGATCTGCGCGGCGCTCACCGGACTGGGCGGCGGCAATTTCGCCGCCTCGATGAGCAATGCCAATGCCTTCTATCCGCACCGGCTCAAGGGCTCCGCGCTCGGATTGGCCGGCGGTGTGGGCAATCTCGGTGTTCCGACGATCCAGTTGGTCGGGCTGCTGGTCATCGCGACCGCGGGCGACGGCAAACCCTATCTGGTGTGCGGGCTGTATGCGGTGTCGCTGGTCATCGCCTCGATCGGGGTGACCCGAGGCATGAATACCGTTGCGCAGCATCACGTCAAGCCGCAACAGCTGCGGCCGATCATCAAGGCGATGTTCGCGTCCAGGGACACGTGGCTGCTCTCGCTGCTTTACCTCGGCACGTTCGGCTCGTTCATCGGCTTCGCCTTCGCGTTCGGCCAGGTGTTGCAGACCAACTTCGAGGCGAGCGGGGAAACCGTGGCGCAGGCAAGTCTGCACGCCGCGGAGCTCGCCTTCCTCGGTCCGCTGTTCGCCGCTCTCGCAAGGGTTTACGGCGGCCGGCTGGCCGACCGTATCGGTGGCAGCCGCCTGACGCTGATGGTGTTCCTCGGCATGGCCCTCACCGCGGCGCTATTGATCGACACCAGTGCGCATCAACACCGCCATCACGGCGGCGCCGCCATGGCCGGCTATTTCGCTTGCTTCATAGCACTTTTCGTGTTGTCCGGGCTGGGCAACGGATCCGTCTACAAGATGATCCCGACGATCTTCGAGTCCTGCAGCCGCACGCTCGATGTCGGCGAAGCCGATCGCCGCGAGTGGTCGCGGATCATCTCCGGCGTGGTAATCGGGTTCGTGGCCTCCGTCGGCGCACTCGGCGGGGTCGGCATCAACCTCGCGCTGCGGGCGTCGTATGCGGGCACCGGCGCCGGGACCGAGGCATTCTGGATCTTCATGTGCTGCTATGCCGCTGCTGCCGCGTTGACCTGGCAGGCCTATGTCCGCAGGGCCGTGCCGGTGCGCGCGGCGGAACTCGTTGTGAGCAAGGCTTAG
- a CDS encoding acyl-CoA dehydrogenase: MASDNKSTADYIRDALDGRWRDVKNETRAKLSHEAFRPHYTPNTVIARAKVAEQMQMMAAAGVSDEGFRKEHGGTGDVGAAVTMIEMLAMSDLSLMVKAGVQWGLFGGAVENLGTERHASYVRDIITLDLLGCFAMTETGHGSDVQSLETTATYDVETEEFVVNSPTPTSRKDYIGGAAETATIASVFAQLITHQDGKPVNHGVHCVLVPIRDADGNDLPGVTTSDCHYKGGLPGVDNGRIMFDNVRVPRVNLLNKYGEVEPDGTYTSPIDNANRRFFTMIGTLIRGRVTVGGSAGNAAHVALDIATRYALQRRQFSAPGDDDHEVLIMDYLVHQRRLFPLIAKSYALQFAQNELVSKCHDLQTSDVVDAEEQRELEARAAGLKAANTWHASLAIQEAREACGGAGYMAENRLIALRADTDVFTTFEGDNHVLTQLVAKELLTAYADDIKSMSPVEWVRFAANTVGDRVKKRTAAEAIMQRIVDSRQDNEEEGSLFNRGTQVQMFEDREEYLLSSVARRLQGKSKEMSAFDAFNAVQDHVLHAAKAHIDTVVLEAFVAGIESCRDREARELLGVVCDLYALSVIEEDKAWFIEHRYLSTERAKAVTRGINDRCRVLRPHARTLVDGFGIPEPLRYAEMLHPENLPD, translated from the coding sequence ATGGCGTCAGACAACAAGAGCACTGCCGACTACATCCGCGACGCGCTCGACGGCCGTTGGCGCGACGTGAAGAACGAGACGCGGGCCAAGCTCTCCCACGAGGCTTTCCGTCCGCACTACACCCCCAACACCGTCATTGCCCGCGCCAAGGTCGCCGAGCAGATGCAGATGATGGCGGCCGCCGGCGTTTCGGACGAAGGCTTCCGCAAGGAGCACGGCGGCACCGGTGATGTCGGTGCGGCGGTCACCATGATCGAGATGCTGGCCATGTCTGATCTTTCGCTCATGGTGAAGGCCGGTGTGCAGTGGGGACTGTTCGGCGGAGCTGTCGAGAACCTCGGCACCGAACGTCACGCCTCCTACGTCAGAGACATCATCACGCTTGATCTGCTCGGGTGTTTCGCGATGACCGAGACCGGGCACGGCAGCGACGTCCAGTCGCTGGAGACGACGGCCACTTACGACGTCGAGACCGAAGAGTTCGTCGTCAACTCCCCGACGCCGACATCCCGCAAGGACTACATCGGTGGTGCGGCCGAAACCGCCACCATCGCATCGGTTTTCGCGCAGCTGATCACACATCAGGACGGCAAGCCGGTCAACCACGGCGTGCACTGCGTCCTGGTCCCCATCCGCGACGCCGACGGCAACGACCTGCCGGGGGTGACCACCTCGGACTGCCACTACAAGGGCGGCCTGCCCGGTGTCGACAACGGCCGCATCATGTTCGACAACGTCCGGGTGCCCCGGGTCAACCTGCTGAACAAGTACGGCGAGGTCGAACCGGACGGCACCTACACCTCGCCGATCGACAACGCCAACCGGCGCTTCTTCACGATGATCGGCACGTTGATCCGGGGCCGGGTCACCGTGGGCGGCAGTGCCGGCAACGCGGCCCACGTCGCGCTGGACATCGCGACCCGGTATGCGTTGCAGCGCAGGCAGTTCAGCGCCCCCGGCGACGACGACCACGAAGTGCTGATCATGGACTACCTGGTGCATCAGCGGCGGCTGTTCCCGTTGATCGCCAAGTCCTACGCGCTGCAGTTCGCGCAGAACGAGCTGGTGTCCAAGTGTCACGACCTGCAGACCTCCGACGTGGTGGACGCCGAGGAACAGCGTGAGCTGGAGGCGCGTGCCGCCGGGCTGAAGGCGGCCAACACCTGGCACGCGTCGCTGGCCATCCAGGAAGCCCGCGAAGCCTGCGGTGGCGCGGGCTACATGGCCGAGAACCGGCTGATCGCGCTGCGCGCCGACACCGACGTGTTCACCACCTTCGAAGGTGACAACCATGTGCTGACCCAGCTGGTGGCCAAGGAACTGCTGACCGCCTACGCCGACGACATCAAGAGCATGAGCCCGGTCGAGTGGGTGCGTTTCGCGGCCAACACGGTGGGCGACCGGGTGAAGAAACGCACTGCGGCAGAAGCGATCATGCAGCGCATCGTCGACTCCCGGCAGGACAACGAGGAGGAAGGCAGCCTGTTCAACCGCGGCACCCAGGTGCAGATGTTCGAAGACCGCGAGGAGTACCTGCTGTCTTCGGTGGCGCGCCGGCTGCAGGGCAAGTCCAAGGAGATGTCAGCCTTCGACGCGTTCAATGCGGTGCAGGACCACGTGCTGCACGCGGCGAAGGCGCACATCGACACCGTGGTGCTGGAAGCCTTCGTCGCCGGGATCGAGTCCTGCCGGGACCGCGAGGCACGCGAGCTGCTGGGCGTGGTGTGCGACCTGTACGCGTTGTCGGTCATCGAGGAGGACAAGGCCTGGTTCATCGAACACCGGTACCTGTCGACCGAGCGCGCCAAAGCCGTCACCCGGGGCATCAACGACCGGTGCCGGGTGCTGCGCCCGCACGCCAGGACGCTGGTCGACGGGTTCGGCATCCCGGAGCCGCTGCGCTACGCCGAGATGCTGCACCCGGAGAATCTGCCCGACTAA
- a CDS encoding ABC transporter permease, whose product MTAIPDVSPLTVWVGSVRYVFAPGRDVIVGHGGHCDVRLDPDGPGLDGEPVPDVVLRFAGTHWLAVDQSHRGLFLDGIRMSTIDIRDGQTIAIGDPQRGPRLSFQVTAPDDAPPPTTDPLGVKTPLPPPVQAPLEEPDEPPTTSIPAPPPEIAAEPATTAIPAQPIEIPAEPATTAIPAQAPQTPAEPATTSIPAQPIEIPAEPATTAIPAQPPEEPPTTSIPAQPAAGYGPVEHSPLERPTRPFRYVPADTPPPPPPPPQVDEAPAKGPGFLERMTEAGRKLLPGGDDTGPDELPPQTSRLPLLPGARTIGVAGYHLGLAVDGHELLSNVTFTAPPGSLIAVVGPSAARNFALTGLLAGTRPPTSGLLTVDGHDVRAEPDVQRLRIGVVPRDNRVLPRLTVERALDYAAELRLPPDTSPENRDRVVHQILDELELTPHRTTRVAKLPPEARRCVALAVELITRPSLLVVEGPGAGLDPAPENHVMAMLRRQADLGCVVVIAGTSPAYLNMCDQALVLTPAGQLAFAGPPSHIDSALGTTDWFEIFGRIGADPHGAHHAFLMRQQALSSPTPPSVARPQRLAPVPGFGQQFRLMVRRQLRLLLSSPVYSFFLLALPFVLGALTLLIPGSSGLNRPGPSSANTHEAVEILAALNFAAVLMGTTVTVRSLVSERRIFRREQAIGLSTSAYLLAKLAVFGLFAAAQAAILTAIVIVGKGGPKHGAALFGTSPLAAGIELYVSVAATAIVSAIVGLALSSLGKSMAEVVPLLIPALLASLLFAGGLVSLVGTWGYDQVSWFIPAQWGFAAAAATVDLRRIDKLADHNAVWSHYSGWWVFDMLMLGLLGVVWLGFVGYRLRPPATPSLHREIP is encoded by the coding sequence GTGACGGCCATCCCTGACGTCTCCCCGTTGACCGTATGGGTCGGATCGGTGCGGTACGTCTTCGCGCCGGGCCGCGATGTGATTGTGGGGCACGGCGGACACTGCGACGTCCGACTGGACCCCGATGGCCCCGGACTCGACGGTGAACCCGTCCCCGACGTGGTGCTGCGCTTCGCCGGTACCCACTGGCTGGCCGTCGATCAGAGCCACCGAGGCCTGTTCCTCGATGGGATACGGATGTCGACGATCGACATCCGGGACGGTCAGACCATCGCGATCGGCGATCCGCAGCGCGGACCGCGGCTGAGCTTCCAGGTCACCGCTCCGGACGACGCGCCCCCGCCCACCACCGATCCGTTGGGGGTCAAGACGCCGCTGCCGCCACCCGTGCAGGCGCCGCTCGAGGAGCCCGACGAGCCCCCGACCACCAGCATCCCGGCACCGCCCCCCGAAATCGCGGCCGAGCCGGCCACCACCGCCATCCCGGCGCAGCCCATCGAAATCCCAGCCGAGCCGGCGACCACCGCCATCCCGGCGCAGGCCCCCCAAACCCCGGCCGAACCCGCGACCACCAGCATCCCGGCGCAGCCCATCGAAATCCCGGCCGAACCCGCGACCACCGCCATCCCGGCGCAACCACCCGAGGAGCCCCCGACCACCAGCATCCCGGCCCAGCCCGCCGCCGGCTACGGCCCGGTGGAACACTCCCCGCTGGAGAGACCCACCAGGCCTTTCCGCTACGTGCCGGCAGACACACCTCCTCCGCCTCCGCCTCCGCCGCAAGTCGACGAAGCGCCGGCCAAAGGCCCAGGGTTTCTCGAGCGGATGACCGAGGCGGGTCGCAAGCTGCTTCCCGGCGGCGACGACACCGGACCCGATGAGCTGCCGCCCCAGACCAGCCGGTTGCCGCTGCTGCCGGGCGCACGGACGATCGGTGTCGCCGGTTACCACCTGGGGCTCGCCGTCGATGGCCACGAGCTGCTGTCGAACGTGACGTTCACGGCGCCGCCGGGATCCCTGATCGCGGTCGTCGGGCCGTCGGCGGCGCGCAATTTCGCCCTGACCGGTCTGCTCGCGGGAACCCGGCCGCCCACCTCGGGCCTGCTGACGGTCGACGGTCACGACGTGCGCGCCGAACCCGACGTGCAGCGGTTACGCATCGGTGTGGTTCCGCGCGACAACCGCGTGCTTCCCCGGCTCACCGTCGAGCGTGCCCTGGACTACGCGGCCGAGTTGCGGCTGCCGCCGGATACCTCGCCGGAGAACCGCGACCGAGTCGTGCATCAGATCCTCGACGAACTCGAGCTGACCCCGCACCGCACGACCCGGGTGGCCAAGTTGCCGCCCGAAGCGCGCCGGTGCGTGGCGCTGGCGGTTGAGCTGATCACCAGGCCGTCCCTGCTGGTGGTCGAGGGGCCGGGTGCCGGGCTGGATCCCGCTCCGGAGAACCACGTCATGGCGATGCTGCGCCGACAGGCCGACCTCGGCTGCGTGGTGGTGATAGCCGGCACTTCACCGGCCTACCTCAACATGTGCGACCAGGCGTTGGTGCTCACGCCCGCAGGCCAATTGGCGTTCGCTGGACCGCCCTCGCATATCGATTCGGCGCTGGGCACCACCGACTGGTTCGAGATCTTCGGACGGATCGGCGCGGACCCGCACGGCGCCCACCATGCCTTCCTGATGCGACAGCAGGCGTTGTCCTCGCCGACGCCGCCGTCGGTCGCCAGGCCGCAACGGCTCGCGCCCGTCCCCGGCTTCGGGCAGCAGTTCCGGCTAATGGTGCGTCGCCAGCTGCGGTTGCTGCTGTCCAGCCCCGTCTATTCGTTCTTCCTGCTCGCGCTCCCCTTCGTGCTGGGAGCGTTGACGCTGTTGATCCCCGGCAGTTCCGGGTTGAACCGGCCCGGCCCGTCGTCGGCGAACACCCACGAAGCGGTCGAGATTCTTGCCGCGCTCAACTTCGCCGCGGTCCTCATGGGCACCACAGTCACCGTTCGCAGCCTGGTCTCCGAACGACGGATCTTCCGGCGCGAGCAGGCAATCGGATTGTCGACGTCGGCCTACCTGCTCGCCAAACTCGCGGTCTTCGGGCTGTTCGCCGCCGCCCAGGCCGCCATCCTGACCGCCATCGTCATCGTCGGCAAAGGCGGGCCCAAGCACGGCGCGGCGCTGTTCGGCACTTCCCCGCTGGCGGCGGGCATCGAGCTCTACGTCAGCGTGGCGGCGACGGCCATCGTCTCAGCGATCGTGGGTCTGGCGCTGTCCTCCCTGGGCAAGTCGATGGCCGAAGTGGTGCCGCTGTTGATCCCGGCGCTGCTGGCTTCGCTGTTGTTCGCGGGCGGGCTCGTCTCGCTGGTGGGTACCTGGGGCTATGACCAGGTCTCCTGGTTCATCCCGGCGCAGTGGGGGTTTGCGGCCGCCGCCGCCACCGTGGATCTGCGGCGAATCGACAAGCTGGCCGATCACAATGCGGTCTGGAGTCACTATTCGGGCTGGTGGGTTTTCGACATGCTCATGCTCGGGCTTCTGGGCGTAGTGTGGCTCGGTTTCGTCGGCTACCGGTTGCGTCCGCCGGCAACTCCTTCGCTGCACCGCGAAATTCCCTGA
- a CDS encoding LppP/LprE family lipoprotein: MLGVAVAGCGGHSSTPPSAKADSCKESDSPTADTVRRAIAAVPVEVPGSTWVEIARGHTRKCRLNWVQIIPTIASESTPQQLLFFDRNTPLGSPTPNPKPYITVLAPADDTVTVQYQWRTGSDEECCPTGRGTVKFEIGPDGKLKALNPIPHQPPS; this comes from the coding sequence ATGTTGGGGGTCGCGGTCGCAGGTTGTGGCGGCCATTCGTCAACCCCGCCGTCGGCGAAGGCGGATTCGTGCAAGGAATCGGACAGCCCCACCGCCGACACGGTTCGGCGGGCCATCGCCGCCGTCCCGGTCGAGGTCCCGGGATCTACCTGGGTGGAGATCGCGCGCGGGCACACCCGCAAATGCCGGCTGAACTGGGTACAAATCATCCCCACCATCGCATCGGAATCGACGCCGCAGCAGCTGTTGTTCTTCGATCGCAACACCCCGTTGGGTTCACCCACCCCCAACCCCAAGCCCTACATCACCGTGCTGGCTCCGGCCGACGACACCGTGACCGTGCAGTACCAGTGGCGCACCGGCAGCGACGAGGAGTGCTGCCCCACCGGCAGGGGCACGGTGAAGTTCGAGATAGGCCCCGACGGCAAACTCAAGGCGCTCAACCCGATCCCGCATCAGCCACCCAGCTGA